In Erigeron canadensis isolate Cc75 chromosome 7, C_canadensis_v1, whole genome shotgun sequence, one DNA window encodes the following:
- the LOC122608417 gene encoding uncharacterized protein At3g28850: MGCVSSKHIKKKDLNNNKKNKKIHLKTDSSAYKNHVVSLTSSTYGALNLDKDKDKDKDNDLNEVSPSKDVTTEQKKSPPRRSNSGPPEIINAWELMKDLEDDPQIGDLGKGKKSPKLRKGFAEIDVKTPMKFLNQLGSSPKVVSKRFSGKENKKVGVKKSEFSPNVGIVKASTLPPNLRISKRGSGCESPVDSGLNSARRRNLGLVFDPDRVDPNGKKKFLEKEEVKKMVLGTPTCQKSRNSIESKSILDSFEKKSPPGGPAGEDVVVVYTTTLRGIRKTFEDCNVVRGIIESHHVRMIERDVSMDSGFKEELRMLLGKKEVKVPVVLVKGRLIGGSEEILKLEEEGKLGILLDGIPTVADTGCTGCGGVRFVMCTVCNGSCKLIGYDGRRSVKCLECNENGLVQCPICC; this comes from the coding sequence ATGGGTTGTGTATCTTCAAAACATATCAAGAAAAAAGAtcttaacaacaacaagaaaaataaaaagattcatTTGAAGACTGATTCATCAGCTTACAAAAACCATGTTGTGTCTttaacttcatcaacatatGGCGCTTTAAATCtcgataaagataaagataaagataaagataacgATTTAAACGAGGTATCCCCGTCTAAGGATGTTACTACAGAACAAAAGAAATCGCCTCCAAGAAGATCGAATTCGGGCCCGCCCGAGATTATTAATGCTTGGGAGCTAATGAAGGATCTTGAAGATGACCCACAAATTGGGGATTTGGGTAAAGGGAAGAAAAGCCCCAAATTGAGAAAAGGGTTTGCAGAAATTGATGTTAAGACTCCAATGAAGTTTTTGAATCAATTGGGTAGTTCACCAAAGGTTGTATCGAAAAGATTTTCGGGTAAAGAGAATAAGAAAGTTGGGGTGAAGAAATCTGAGTTTAGCCCGAATGTAGGGATTGTAAAGGCGTCGACTTTGCCTCCGAATTTGAGGATATCGAAAAGGGGTAGTGGGTGTGAGTCACCTGTGGATTCGGGTTTGAATTCGGCTAGAAGGAGGAATCTTGGGTTGGTGTTTGACCCGGATCGTGTTGACCCGAATGGGAAAAAGAAGTTTCTTGAGAAAGAAGAGGTTAAGAAAATGGTATTGGGGACACCCACGTGTCAAAAGTCGAGAAACTCGATTGAGTCAAAGTCAATTCTTGACTCTTTCGAGAAAAAGTCTCCTCCAGGTGGACCTGCAGGGGAagatgtggtggtggtgtaCACCACCACATTAAGGGGTATCCGAAAGACGTTTGAGGATTGTAATGTGGTTCGTGGGATCATCGAGTCACACCATGTTCGTATGATCGAACGTGACGTGTCGATGGATTCCGGGTTTAAGGAAGAGTTAAGGATGTTACTAGGAAAAAAAGAAGTCAAAGTTCCTGTCGTGTTGGTCAAAGGGAGATTAATTGGTGGGTCAGAGGAAATATTGAAGTTAGAAGAGGAGGGTAAATTAGGGATTTTACTAGATGGGATTCCGACCGTGGCGGACACTGGATGCACGGGCTGTGGCGGGGTACGCTTTGTGATGTGTACGGTGTGCAATGGGAGTTGTAAGTTGATAGGTTATGATGGGAGAAGGAGTGTCAAGTGTTTGGAATGCAATGAAAATGGATTAGTTCAATGTCCTATTTGCTGTTAA